One region of Streptomyces sp. NBC_00442 genomic DNA includes:
- a CDS encoding substrate-binding domain-containing protein: MHAEDRHQAILRRLRERGSLRVTDFAEELKVSAVTVRRDVEALAERGLVARVHGGALLPESAPAPAPPSPAPSGAPLVFGLVVPAADYYYPEVIKGAREAAAARGIRLVLGISQYRPEEERAQVRQLLSHGIDGLLIAPCGPPGDQDWLAALGVPFVLVERRSGDDVPGAERVVTDHAYGARLAVRHLAGSGRGRIGLLLRADSPHSALVQEGYLGGLASLGLPAPDSLRFTITAPEADPLRRDAQLDEFTGAVEAGLLDAVLVHNDHDAIVLLPRLRARGLSVPGDLAIVAYDDEVAALADIPLTAVAPPKRAVGVAAVDMLALRLADPPRARHHLSILPELKIRASSA; encoded by the coding sequence GTGCATGCCGAGGACAGACACCAGGCGATACTGCGGCGACTGCGGGAGCGCGGCTCGCTGCGAGTGACCGATTTCGCCGAGGAGTTGAAGGTGTCCGCGGTCACCGTGCGCCGGGACGTGGAGGCGCTCGCCGAGCGCGGTCTGGTGGCCCGGGTGCACGGCGGGGCGCTGCTCCCCGAGTCGGCGCCGGCTCCCGCGCCGCCCTCCCCCGCGCCGAGTGGCGCGCCCTTGGTCTTCGGTCTCGTCGTCCCGGCGGCCGACTACTACTACCCCGAGGTCATCAAGGGCGCGCGGGAGGCGGCGGCCGCCCGGGGCATCCGGCTGGTGCTCGGCATCTCGCAGTACCGGCCCGAGGAAGAGCGGGCGCAGGTACGGCAGTTGCTGTCCCACGGCATCGACGGTCTGCTCATCGCGCCGTGCGGGCCGCCCGGCGACCAGGACTGGCTCGCGGCGCTCGGCGTGCCGTTCGTCCTGGTGGAGCGGCGTTCCGGGGACGACGTGCCGGGCGCGGAGCGGGTGGTGACCGATCACGCCTACGGTGCGCGCCTCGCCGTCCGTCACCTCGCCGGGTCGGGGCGCGGGCGGATCGGGCTGCTCCTTCGCGCGGACAGCCCGCACAGCGCGCTCGTTCAGGAGGGCTACCTCGGCGGGCTCGCCTCGCTCGGGCTCCCGGCGCCGGATTCGCTGCGCTTCACGATCACGGCGCCGGAGGCCGACCCGCTGCGGCGGGACGCCCAACTCGACGAGTTCACCGGGGCGGTGGAGGCTGGGCTGCTCGACGCGGTCCTGGTCCACAACGACCACGACGCGATCGTGCTGCTGCCCCGGCTGCGGGCACGGGGCCTGTCCGTGCCGGGTGACCTCGCGATCGTGGCGTACGACGACGAGGTCGCCGCGCTCGCGGACATCCCGCTGACGGCTGTCGCGCCGCCGAAGCGGGCGGTGGGCGTCGCGGCGGTGGACATGCTGGCGCTGCGGCTCGCCGACCCGCCCCGGGCGCGCCATCACCTCTCGATCCTCCCCGAGTTGAAGATCCGCGCGTCCAGCGCGTGA